DNA sequence from the Geobacter sp. AOG2 genome:
TTACCTGCTGTCCGCCTTCGATCTGTTACCCGGCGCAGGACATGCCGTGTTCCGGCCATTCGAGGTGTCCTTGCATCTGCCGCTGCCGACCCTGGAATTCGTGCCCGGCCTGACGAAAGCCCTGGCTTATCTGCCGCTGGCGATCCCCTTTGCCCTGGCTACGGTGGTCGGCGGCGTGGATGTCACCGAAAGCGCGGCCGTGGCCGGCGACGATTACAACACCCGCGATGTCCTCCTGGTGGAGGGGTTTGCCACCCTGGTGGCCGGCATATGCGGCGGCGTGATCCAATCCTGTCCCTACATCGGCCATCCGGCCTACAAGGAGATGGGGGGGCGGTCCGGCTACACCATCGCCACGGCCCTGTTCATAGGCCTGGGGGGGATGCTCGGCTATCTCTCGTTCTTCGTCAATCTTCTGCCCGAGGCCGCGGTGGCGCCGATCCTGATTTTCATCGGGATCGAAATCACCGCACAGGCCTTTGAAGCCACCCCCCACAAGCATTACCGGGCCATTGCCATCTCCTTTGTCCCGGCAATCGCCTGTCTGGTGTCGATCCAGTTCGGCCAGATGCTGGGCGGACTGGGCAAGAGCAGCGCCGACCTCTCGGGAGAATTGCTGGCAACCTACAATGCCACGACCCTTCTGGGGAACGGCTTCATTGTCACGTCACTGCTCTGGGGCGCAGCCTTTTCCCATGTCCTCGACCACCGGCCGGGGCGGGCGGCGCTCTATCTCCTGATCTGCGCCCTGTTTTCCCTGTGCGGGGTGATCCACTCTCCGCTCCCTTCGGGGGCGCTCTTTTCGCCACTGTCGCCCCCGACGCCGATTGTCTGGCATCTGGCAGCCGGTTATGCCGTGATGGCGTTAGCCTTCGCGCTGCTGGAACGGGGACGAAGGTCACCCCCCTTGCCATCCGGTGAAGTTGTGGCACAATAACCTTCTCATGGCCAGGAAGAAAAACGTCATCCTCATTACCGGTGCGACCGGGTTCATCGGCCGTCGGCTTGTCAAGGAGCTGCTGGCTCAGGGGCTCAACGTGCGCTGCATGGTACGGGGGGCGGGCACGGGAATTCCCGGGGCCGCCGAGGTCGTGCGGGCCGATATGCTGGTGCCGTCGTCACTGGCACGGGCTCTGGAAGGGGTCGACAGCGTCTATTACCTGGTGCACTCCATGGCGGGCGGCCGAGCCGGTTTCGAACAGCGCGACCGGGAAGCGGCGGGTAATTTGGTGCGGGCTGCCGAAAAGGCCGGTGTGCGGCGGGTGATCTATCTGGGCGGGTTGGGGGAAACCGGCGATAACCTGTCGGAACACCTCAAGAGCCGGCGGGAGGTAGCCGGGATCCTCACCTCCGGGCATTTTGCCACGACCGTTCTGCGGGCCGCCGTAATCATCGGGGCGGGCGGCGCCTCATTCGAAATGGTCCGGGCCCTGGTGGAACGCTTGCCGGTGATGATTACCCCGCGGTGGGTTTCGACCCGCTGTCAGCCCATCGCCGTGGACGACGTGATCGCCTACCTGACCGGCTGTCTGGCGGATGAACGCACTGCAGGAAGGATCTTCGACATCGGCGGCCCCGAGGTACTGACCTACCGGGAGATGATGGAGCGTTTTGCCCGCATTGAGGGGAAAACCCTCCATATCCTGCCGGTGCCGGTGTTGACCCCCAAGCTTTCGTCCTACTGGGTCGGACTGATTACGCCGGTGCGGCCGTCGGTTTCCATGCCGCTCATCGAAGGGCTGAGCAACGAGGTGGTCTGCCGCGAACACGCCATTCGCGAACTGATTCCACTGCGGCTCACCCCCTACGACGAGGCGGTACGCCGGGCGTTGGCCGGAACCGGGCCGTAAGGGTAGCCTCCCGCAGGACAGGAGTGTTCGTCTTCTCCGGGCTTGCGGCGGCATGCCGGATATATCGGTATCAGCCGCTCAAACCATCGAAACCATAATCAAAGAAGGAGGAAGGACTATGAAAAAGATCGGCGTGGTGCTTTCGGGCTGCGGTGTGCGGGATGGCAGCGAGATTCATGAGGCGGTCTTTGCGCTTTTGGCCATTGACCGGAACGGGGCCGAGGCGGTCTGCATGGCGCCCAATGCCGATTTTCCCGAAACCAATCACCTGACCATGCAGGAAACGGGAAACAAGCGTAATGCACTGGTTGAAGCCGCCCGTATTGCCCGGGGCAACATCCGCGACATCGCGGAGGTAAAGGCGGCCGACCTGGATGCCGTTGTCTTTCCCGGCGGATTCGGTGCTGTCAAGAATCTGTGCGATTTTGCCGCCAAGGGGGCCGGCGCCGCGGTGCATCCCGAGGTGGCCCGCCTGCTCAGGGAGATGTCGGCGGCCGGCAAGCCTATCGGCGCCATCTGCATTGCCCCGGCTGTCGTGGCGACGGTACTGGGCAAAGATAAAGGGCCGACCCTGACCATCGGCAACGATCCGAGCACGGCGGCGGAGATAGAAAAGACCGGCGCCAGGCATCAGGAGTGCCCGGTCACCGAATTCGTCGTGGACCGCACGAACAAAATCGTTTCCACCCCGGCCTACATGCTGGCGCACCGTATCTCCGAAGCGTACCAGGGGATCGACAAATGCGTGAAGGAAGTGATTGCATTGATTTGATGATGTGATATGTTTTTCTTCCTCTGAAACAGCCGGGTGTACGATTTGCCGCACCGAAAAGAAGGCACGGGGTAATCTTCGTGCCTTCTTTTCGGCCTGAAAACCCAAAAAGGGAAATGTCCTGATGAAACTGATCCTGCTCATCCTGTTCGCCCTGGTCACCGCCTTTACCTACTGGTTACGCCATATCAACCTGCGCCACCTGAAGCGCTACGGCTCGGCCGTGCCTGCGGGGTTCGAGGGGAGCATCGACGAAGAGAAGCTTCGCACGAGCACCGCCTACACCTTCGACAGCAGCCGGCTCGGGCTGTGGGAGTCGCTCTTCGACAACGGGCTTTTGATCCTGTTCCTGTTCTGCGGCCTGATAGGGCTCTATGACCATTTTGTCATGGGGCTCGGCAGTGGATTCATCGCCTCGGCCATCCTCTATTTTCTCATTCTGACCTGGGCGCAGACCCTTCTGGGCATCCCCTTCGATCTGTACGGGACCTTTCGCATTGAGACGCGCTACGGTTTCAATACGACCACGCCCAGGTTGTGGCTCATGGATTTTCTCAAGTCCCAAACCATTGGTACGCTGCTATTGGCCTTCCTGGTCGGTGTGGCCTTCTGGCTCATCCAATGGAGCCCGCAGCGTTGGTGGCTCTGGGTGTGGGCCTTCATGGCCCTGTTCAGCCTGTTCATGATGTTTATCTCCCCCTATGTGATCGAGCCGCTTTTCAACAAGTTCGAGCCGGTAACCGAGGAGGGGCTGGAGGCGGAGATCCGTGTCATGATGGAGAAGGCCGGCCTGAGGGTAGGGCGGGTGATGCAGATGGACGCCTCCCGGCGCAGCAGGCATTCCAACGCCTATTTCACCGGTATCGGCAAGGTCAAGCGCATCGTGCTGTTCGACACGCTCATCAGGCAGATGAGCCACGGCGAGATCGTGGCGGTGCTGGCCCACGAAATAGGCCACTGGAAGAAGGGTCATATCTGGAAAAGGTTGCTGACAGCCGAGCTGCTTGCATTTGGCGGGGCATGGCTCAGTTTCAGGCTGCTCGCCTGGCCCGGCCTGCCCGCCCTTCTCGGGCTGCCGGGGAATCTGTCGCTCCCGGCGCGCATGGTCATCCTTGGCTTTATCGGTTCATTGGTTATGTTCCCCCTGACCCCGCTTTCGGCATGGCGTTCACGTTGTCACGAACGGGAAGCCGACCGTTTCGCTTCCGACCTGACCGGCCGCCCGCAGGACCTTGCCTCGGCCCTGGTCAAACTGTCGGTCGAGAACCTCTCCAATCTTTTTCCTCATCCCTGGTATGCCGGTTTCTACTATTCCCATCCGCCGGCTGTGGAGAGGGTGCGGTCACTGCGTGAACTGGTCTCCGAAACCGGGAGCCGGGAACTGCCCTCTTGATGCAACAGGTGCAAGGATTTATCGGTCGTTGACGATCCGTAAAAAAAATCTTGACAGGGCGGGTTCGGAACCCTATTCTGAATGAGTGATCATTCAGAATAGGAGACAATGAATGTCTTGCAAGCGTGACGATATTTTTAATGCAGCACGTAAACTCATCGCCGAGTGCGGTTTCCATGGGGCCTCCGTAGCCATGATCGCCGAGCGGGCAGGGGTCGGGGCAGGTACGATCTATCTCTATTTCAAGAGTAAAGACGTTCTCATCAACGAGCTGTATCAGGATATCGAAAAGCGGGTGTCGGCCTTCATTCTCAATGGGTACCCAGGGACAGGTCCCATCCGGGAGCGGTTCATTCATCTCGGGACGCGGCTTCTCACCTACTTCATCGCCAATCCCCTCGATTTCCGCTATGTGGAGCAATTTTACTACTCTCCTTATGGCGTGGCCTTTCGCAGGGACAGGATTATGGGCGAACCGGGCAAGCATACCGTGTATAACGAGCTGTTCGAACAGGGGGTCAGCCAGCAGGTATTACGGAATCTTCCGTTTTTCGTCATCGACTCCCTGGCGTTTGGTCCTTTGCTCGCGGTGGCCCGCGATCATATTCTGGGGTTCATCACGCTGGACGATCATCTTCTGGAAGAGGTTGTTGTCGCCAGTTGGGATTCCATAAAGCGGTAAGCTGGATTCGCCGTAGGAGTAAGTTTTTTTTGAGTTGAGTTAAGAATGACTGTTCATTCGTAATTTTAAATAGATAGCTCGATAAGGGCCGGTCCGCGGTCGGGCCGGAAATTCATCAGACAACATAGAGGTGGTTATGCAAAGCAAGTTCAGAATTCTACTGGTAAGCGCTATGGGAGCGTTTGTTGGCGGGCTGCTGCTTACGGGCTGCGGGAAAAAGCAGGCAGCAGCACCGAAAGCCGGTCCCCCCGAAGTGGGTGTGGTGGTCATCCAACCTCAACGCGTCTCCCTGACGACGGAATTGCCGGGACGCACCTCAGCCCACCTGATCGCCGAGGTACGTCCCCAAGTCAGTGGGATCATCCAGAAGCGGGTCTTCACCGAAGGAAGCGATGTCAAGGCCGGCCAAGTGCTCTACCAGATTGACCCGGCGAGCTATCAGGCGGCCTACGCCAGCGCCAAGGCGGCCCTTGCCAAGGCGGAAGCCAGTCTCGCAAGCGTCCGGCTGAAGGCCGAACGTTACAAGGAGTTGGTGAAGATCAAGGCGGTCAGCCAGCAGGACTATGACGACGCCTATGCCGCGCTCAAGCAAGGCGAGGCTGATGTGGCCTCCAATAAGGCCGCAGTGGAAACCGCCCGCATCAATCTGGCTTATACCAAGGTAACCGCTCCCATCTCCGGGCGCATCGGCCGTTCGACCGTAACCGACGGTGCACTGGTGACCGGCAACCAGGCCACGGCGCTGGCCACGATTCAGCAACTTGGTTCCATGTATGTGGATGTCACTCAGTCCAGCGCCGATCTGTTGCGCCTTAAACAGAGTCTGGCCAGCGGCCTGCTGAAAAACAGCGCGACGACCCAGGCCCGGGTCAAACTGGTATTGGAGGACGGCAGCGCCTATCCGTTGCCGGGCACCTTGAAATTTTCAGAGGTCACCGTGGATCAGAGCACCGGTTCCGTTACCCTGCGGGCGGTGTTCCCGAACCCGAAACAAACCCTGCTGCCGGGCATGTTCGTCCGTGCGATTCTGGAAGAGGGGGTCAATGAGAGCGCCATCCTGGTCCCGCAGCGCGGCGTGAGCCGTAATCAGAAAGGCGACGCCACGGTAATGGTGGTCGGGGCGGAGGAAAAGGTGGAGCCACGGATCATCACGGTTGCCCGGACTATCGGCGACAACTGGCTGGTCAGCGGCGGACTCAAGGCAGGAGACCGCGTCATTCTGGAAGGGACACAGAAGGCCCGCCCGGGAACGCCGGTCAAGGCTGTTCCATTCGACAGCAAGCCTGCCGCGGCTCCCGCCGGAACGCCCCAACCCGCTGCCGCCAAAAAATAAAGGAGCCCATCCATGCCTCGTTTTTTCATCAATCGCCCGATCTTTGCCTGGGTGATCGCCATTCTGGTCATGCTGGCGGGCCTCCTGTCGATCAAGAGTCTGCCGGTTTCCCAATATCCGGCGATCGCGCCGCCGCAGATCGCCATCAACGCCACCTATCCGGGGGCCTCGGCCCAGACGGTACAGGATACGGTCACCCAGGTCATTGAACAGAAGCTGAACGGTATCGATAACCTGATCTATATGGCGTCCACCAGCGACTCGGCAGGGGCCGTGTCCATCACCCTGACCTTCAAGGCCGGTACCGACCCGAACATCGCCCAGGTCCAGGTGCAGAACAAACTGCAACTGGCTACGCCGCTCCTGCCACAGATCGTTCAGAAGCAAGGCATAGCGGTCGTAAAATCCACCCGGAACTTCCTGCTGATCATCGGGCTGGCATCGGAAGACGGCTCCATGGACCGCAACGCCCTGACCGACTACATGGTGTCCAATCTTCAGGATATCATCAGCCGCTTGGAAGGCGTGGGGGAATTGCAGCTCTTCGGCACCCAGAACGCCATGCGGATCTGGTTGAATCCGACCAAGCTGAATAACTATCATCTGACCTCCAACGAGGTGTCAGCAGCACTTCAGGCCCAGAACGTCCAGGTCTCTGCCGGACAGTTCGGCGGAACCCCGGCCGTGCAGGGGCAGCAGTTGAACGCCACCATCACCGCGCGCACGCTGCTCCGGACTCCGGAGCAGTTCGACGCCATCGTCCTGCGCACCAATAGCGACGGCTCCACGGTCAAGCTCAAGGATGTGGCCGAAACCAAGATCGGCACAGAAAGCTATGACATCACGTCCTACTACAACGGAAAACCGATGGGAGGCATGGCAATACGGCTGGCGGCAGGCGCCAACGCCCTGGATACCGGCAACCGGGTCAAGGCCAAGATGGCAGAGCTGTCCAAATATTTCCCTGCCGGCATGAAGGTGGTCTATCCCTACGACACCACCCCGTTTGTCAAGATCTCCATCGAAGAGGTGGTCCGTACCCTGTTTGAGGCGGTTTGCCTGGTCTTTATCATCATGTTCCTTTTCTTGCAGAACATCCGGGCCACCCTGATTCCCACCATTGCCGTGCCGGTGGTGTTGTTGGGCACCATGGGGGTACTGGCGGCCTGCGGCTTCTCCATCAACACCCTGACCATGTTTGCCTTGGTCATTGTCATAGGCCTGTTGGTTGACGACGCGATTGTTGTCGTGGAGAACGTGGAACGGATCATGACCGAGGAAGGGTTGCCTCCCAAGGAGGCGACCATCAAGTCCATGGGGCAGATCACCAGCGCCCTGTGGGGCATCGCCACCGTTCTGACGGCGGTCTTTCTCCCCATGGCCTTCTTCGGCGGTTCCACCGGTGTCATCTACCGCCAATTCTCCATCACCATCATCTCCGCCATGATCCTCTCGGTCATGGTGGCCATGATCCTGACCCCGGCTCTCTGCGCCACCCTGCTTAAGCCGGTGGCAAAGGGGCATCATGCCGGTGAGACCGGTTGGTTTGCCTGGTTCTTCCGCCACTTCAATCGGACGTTTGAATTCTGCCGGAGCAAGTATGAAGGGATCGTCGGCCGTTCCTTCGGCAAGCCGGTGCGCTACCTGCTGGTATACGGAACCATCGTCGCCGGCATGGTGTTCTTTTTTATGCGGCTTCCCACGTCGTTCCTTCCCGATGAGGATCAGGGATTCCTCATCTGCCAGGTTCAACTGCCCGCCGGGGCTACCCAGGCGCGGACCGAGCAGATGATGCGGCAGGTGGAGCGGCATTTCCTCCAGGATGAGGCCAAGACCGTGGAAGGTGTCATCTCCATCACCGGGTTCAGTTTTGCCGGCCGCGGCCAGAACATGGGGCTGGCCTTTGTGAAGCTCAAGGACTGGAAGGTGCGCAAGAGCACGGACCTGAAGGCGCCGGCCATTGCCGGCCGCGCCATGAAGGCGTTCTCTCAATTCCGCGATGGCATGGCATTCGCCTTTGCCCCACCGGCGGTTCTGGAACTGGGTGTGGCGAACGGCTTCGACTTCCAGTTGCAGGATCGTGGCGGCCTGGGGCATGAAAAGCTGATGGAGGCCCGCAACCAGTTGCTGGGCATGGGCGGGAAGAATCCGAAACTGGTTGCGGTGCGCCCCAACGGCCAGGATGATTCTCCCCAGTTCAAGCTGGATATCGATGATGTGCGGGCCGGCGCCCAAGGGGTGTCGCTGGCGGACATCAACAACGTGCTGGCCACCGCCTGGGGGAGTACCTACGTTAACGACTTCATCGAAAACGGCCGCGTCAAGAAGGTCTACCTCCAGTCGGATGCCCGGTATCGCATGGTGCCGGAGGATATCAACAGATGGTATGTCAGCAATAAGAACGGTGATATGGTGCCCTTTTCCGCCTTTGCCACCGCTCGCTGGCAGTACGGTTCACCCAGGCTGGAACGGTATAACGGCATTCCGTCCGTGGAAATCCAGGGACAGGCCGCCCCGGGGATAAGCACCGGCGAAGCCATGTCCGAGATGGAGAAGATGGCGGCTCAACTGCCGACCGGGATCGGCTACGAATGGACCGGTCTCTCCTACGAGGAAAAAAATGCCGGCGCCCAGGCACCGGCGCTCTACGCCATCTCGCTTCTGGTAGTGTTTCTCGCCGTGGCGGCGTTGTACGAGAGCTGGACCATCCCCTTCGTCAACCTGCTGATGCTGCCGCTCGGTCTTGTGGGGGCGGTTACGGCGGTTACGTTGCGGGCGCTGCCCAACGACGTCTACCTCCAGATCGGTTTGCTTACCACCGTAGGACTTTCCACCAAGAATGCCATTCTGATCATCCAGTTCATCAAGGATCAGATGCACCAGGGGCATGAACTGGTCGATGCCACCCTGGCGGCGGTAAAGATCCGGCTTAGGCCGGTCATCATGACGTCACTGGCGTTCTTCTTCGGCACATTGCCGCTGGCCTTAACCCGCGGCGCCGGGGCCGGAGCCCAGAACGCCATAGGTACCGCCGTTACCGGCGGGCTCTTGTCGTCCACCTTCATTGACTTGATCTTTATTCCGTTTTTCTTTGTCCTGGTCTCCCGTCTGTTCGCGAAGAAGCAGCGCCAACTTGCGCCTGTAGAACCTGACGTTGTGACCACCCCCCCGGAGGTGCATTGACATGAAACCTGTAAAGCGTAGTACGGCAGCTCTCTGCCTCCCTCTGGGTGCGTTGCTTTACCTCACCGGCTGTACGACCATGGCTCCTACCTATGCACGCCCCGAATCTCCCGCCCCGGCCGCCTGGCCGAGCGGCCCGGCCTACAAAAACGGCGAAGCCAAGCCGGGCGGCCAAGCGGCCGCCGAGATTCCCTGGCGGGATTTCTTCCAGGACGATAACCTTAGGAAGGTCATCGACCTGGCGCTTGCCAATAACCGCGATCTTCGGGTTGCCGCGCTTACCATCGAGAAATATCAGGCCATGTACCAGATTCAGCGGGCCGAACTGTTCCCGACGGTCAACGCCTCCGGCAGCGCCACGGTCCAGCGCTACCCGGCAAGTGTTTCGAGTTCCGGAAACGCCTATATTGCCCGCTCATATAGTGTCAACCTCGGCTTCAGCTCCTATGAGCTGGACTTCTTCGGCCGCGTGCGAAGCCTCAAGGATCAGGCGTTGGAGCAATTCCTGGCCACGGAGCAGGCGCGGACCAGCACCCAGATCAGTTTGGTGGCCGAAGTCGCCGGCAGTTATCTGACCCTCGCCGCAGACCGTGAACATCTGCAACTCGTGAAGGACACGCTTGCCAGCCAGCAGGCCTCCTACGATCTGATCAAGCGCCGCTTTGAACTGGGTGCTTCCTCGGAACTCGACCTGCGCCAAGCCCAGACCAGCGTCGATACGGCGCGGGCGGATATGGCAAAGTACACCGCCCTGGTTGCTCAGGATGAGAACGGTTTGACGTTGCTGGTTGGTTCGCCGGTTCCGGCGGGGTTGCTCCCGTCCAAGCTCGGCACGGCTGCCATGCTGAAGGATATCGGCCCAGGGGTACCGTCAGAGGTGTTGCAACGGCGTCCCGACATCCTCCAGGCCGAGAGTCAGCTCAAGGGGGCCAACGCCAATATTGGCGCCGCCCGCGCCGCCTTTTTTCCGCGCATTTCCCTGACCGCCTCCGCCGGCACCACCAGCGACCAGCTTGCCAATCTCTTTACAGCCGGTTCGGCGGCTTGGGCCTTTGCTCCCCAGATATCCCTGCCGATCTTTGACGCGGGAGCAAATCGCGCCAATCTGGAGGTGGCAAAGGTAGATAAGGCGATTTACGTGGCCCAGTATGAAAAGGCGATCCAGACCGCATTCAGAGAGGTGGCCGACGCCCTTGCGGAGCGCGGGACCCTGGGCGACCAGTTGGCAGCCCAGCAGTCGTTGGTCGAGGCTACCTCCGTGAGTTACAACCTGTCCGAGGCCCGTTATAAAAACGGGATCGACAGCTATCTGAGCGTCCTTGATTCCCAGCGTGCCCAGTACTCGGCCCAGCAAAATCTGATCAGCGTCAGCCTCTCGCGGCTCACGAATATGGTAACGCTCTACAAGGTGCTTGGCGGCGGCGGAATATAGATTTTCCGATGGCCTTCCGCCCGCATCAGGTCTGAAATACGGCCGAAATGCGGCGAGACGTGGGTCAGTCCGTTGTTTTTAAATTGTTTTGGTGTAAAATCGACAGTGTCCGGCCGGTAATTGCAGAGAAGCAGTTCGCACGTGCCGGACACTGTTTGTGGTAATAGGGATGTCAGTCATGAACGACCTTAAGGCCTATTTCTCCCCCCGCCACTATCCGGCACTGCGGGATATCTCGATACTGTTGTTCCTGTTCGGCGGGGCCTTCTTCCTCTTCCTGGGGCATGCCGGACTGATTGAGCCGGACGAAGGGCGTTATTCGGAAATCCCCCGCGAGATGCTGGAAAAAGGGGATTTCGTCACTCCAACGCTGAACTATGTCCACTACTTCGAAAAACCACCCCTGCACTACTGGCTGAATGCCCTCTCCTTCAAGCTCTTCGGGCTGAATGAATTTGCCGCCCGGTTTGCCGGCACGCTGGCGGGGCTTCTGACCGTACTTCTTGTCTACCATACCGGCCGCAAACTGTTCGGCAGGCGCGAGGGGCTATTCTCGGCCTTCATCCTGGGCACCTCCACCGGATTCCTCGCCCAGTCCCGCATCAACCTGACCGACATGACATTGACTTTTTGTCTGTCGGCGGCCCTGTGCTGCTTCATTATCGCTGCCGGAGCCGACGAACGGCACAAAGGGCGCTACTATTATTCGTTTTTTCTGTTTTCGGCCCTGGCGGTGCTCACCAAGGGGTTGATCGGGATTGTCTTTCCTGCTGGCATCATTGTCATCTATCTTGCAACGACCCGCCGCTGGCATCTGCTGAAAGAGATGCACCTGGTCGGCGGCGTCGGGCTTTTCCTGGTCGTGGCGGTCCCCTGGTTCGTGCTGGTATCGCAGCGCAATCCCGAGTTCGCCCGTTTCTTTTTCATCCATGAACACCTGGAGCGCTTCCTCACCAAGGTCCACGGCCGGTATCAACCGTTCTGGTTCTTTGCCCCCATTCTGCTCCTGACCATGCTCCCCTGGTCGTTCTACGCCGTGCGTGCCGTTGTCCGGGCATGGGGCGAGCGGCGGCAACAGAACGGGGACCGCCTGGTGTTCCTGCTTGCCTGGGCTGCATTCATCTTCATCTTTTTTTCCGCATCCGATTCCAAGCTGATCCCGTATATCCTCCCCGTGTTCCCCCCGTTGGCCCTCCTGACGGGCAAGCTGTTCTCCGATCTGATGGACCGGGAACAGCAGAGGAATTTCGCCCCGGAAAGCGCGGTGCTGGGTACGCTCATGCTCGTGACGGCAGCCCTTGCGGTCCTCTATCCCCATGTGCGGGAGCTTGCCCCATTTCTCACGGGGACGGGCCTGGTCCGGCCCGGCAGCTCGCTTTTGACGAAGCAGCCGATCCTGTCACCGGCAGGTGGCGTCGTCATGGCCTGTCTATCGTTTTCCATGGGTGCGGCGATTTGGCTGGCCGGACGGAGAAAGGAAGTGCTGATCCTGTTTGCCGGCCTCTGTCTCAGCTCATACTTTCTGGAAACCATAGGGCTTCAGGTATTCATGGAGGGGATCGAGTTCAAGAAATCTTCAAAAGAACTTGCGCTTCTGGCGCAACAGACCACATCGCGCGGCGGTTGCCTCGTCTCGTTCGGTTATGAACAATCGCTGCCGTTCTACACCGGGAAGCGGGTCGTGGTGGTGGGAGACATGGGTGAGCTGGAGTTCGGGAGCAAGCAGGGCAATCAGGCGTCCTGGTTTGTTGACGAAGCCGATTTCATGCGACTGTGGCAGGGAACACGGCCGGTTGTCGTGCTGCTTAAAAGAGCCGACTACGAGCGGATTGCCCCCCGACTTGTCCCCGAGGCCTCGGTCTTGGGCTCCAAAGGCAAAAAGATACTGATCTGCAACGGGAGCACAACGAATCTCCCGCTACCGTAGGGAGCACAACGGACCTCGGAGCAAAGGCGGCGGTCCGGCGAATAAAACAGTCTGTCCGCCCGGTGAAGAGCCGGCCCTCTCCGCACCCGGAGGTAACGGCCTGCATCAATCCTTTGTGTACAGTACCGCCACGGCCTTTGCCACGTTTTCTCCCGTGGAAACCCATCCATGGGGCTGGCTGGAGTCATAGTAGATG
Encoded proteins:
- a CDS encoding NAD(P)H-binding protein — encoded protein: MARKKNVILITGATGFIGRRLVKELLAQGLNVRCMVRGAGTGIPGAAEVVRADMLVPSSLARALEGVDSVYYLVHSMAGGRAGFEQRDREAAGNLVRAAEKAGVRRVIYLGGLGETGDNLSEHLKSRREVAGILTSGHFATTVLRAAVIIGAGGASFEMVRALVERLPVMITPRWVSTRCQPIAVDDVIAYLTGCLADERTAGRIFDIGGPEVLTYREMMERFARIEGKTLHILPVPVLTPKLSSYWVGLITPVRPSVSMPLIEGLSNEVVCREHAIRELIPLRLTPYDEAVRRALAGTGP
- a CDS encoding TetR/AcrR family transcriptional regulator codes for the protein MSCKRDDIFNAARKLIAECGFHGASVAMIAERAGVGAGTIYLYFKSKDVLINELYQDIEKRVSAFILNGYPGTGPIRERFIHLGTRLLTYFIANPLDFRYVEQFYYSPYGVAFRRDRIMGEPGKHTVYNELFEQGVSQQVLRNLPFFVIDSLAFGPLLAVARDHILGFITLDDHLLEEVVVASWDSIKR
- the elbB gene encoding isoprenoid biosynthesis glyoxalase ElbB; protein product: MKKIGVVLSGCGVRDGSEIHEAVFALLAIDRNGAEAVCMAPNADFPETNHLTMQETGNKRNALVEAARIARGNIRDIAEVKAADLDAVVFPGGFGAVKNLCDFAAKGAGAAVHPEVARLLREMSAAGKPIGAICIAPAVVATVLGKDKGPTLTIGNDPSTAAEIEKTGARHQECPVTEFVVDRTNKIVSTPAYMLAHRISEAYQGIDKCVKEVIALI
- a CDS encoding efflux RND transporter periplasmic adaptor subunit; translated protein: MQSKFRILLVSAMGAFVGGLLLTGCGKKQAAAPKAGPPEVGVVVIQPQRVSLTTELPGRTSAHLIAEVRPQVSGIIQKRVFTEGSDVKAGQVLYQIDPASYQAAYASAKAALAKAEASLASVRLKAERYKELVKIKAVSQQDYDDAYAALKQGEADVASNKAAVETARINLAYTKVTAPISGRIGRSTVTDGALVTGNQATALATIQQLGSMYVDVTQSSADLLRLKQSLASGLLKNSATTQARVKLVLEDGSAYPLPGTLKFSEVTVDQSTGSVTLRAVFPNPKQTLLPGMFVRAILEEGVNESAILVPQRGVSRNQKGDATVMVVGAEEKVEPRIITVARTIGDNWLVSGGLKAGDRVILEGTQKARPGTPVKAVPFDSKPAAAPAGTPQPAAAKK
- a CDS encoding M48 family metallopeptidase; the encoded protein is MKLILLILFALVTAFTYWLRHINLRHLKRYGSAVPAGFEGSIDEEKLRTSTAYTFDSSRLGLWESLFDNGLLILFLFCGLIGLYDHFVMGLGSGFIASAILYFLILTWAQTLLGIPFDLYGTFRIETRYGFNTTTPRLWLMDFLKSQTIGTLLLAFLVGVAFWLIQWSPQRWWLWVWAFMALFSLFMMFISPYVIEPLFNKFEPVTEEGLEAEIRVMMEKAGLRVGRVMQMDASRRSRHSNAYFTGIGKVKRIVLFDTLIRQMSHGEIVAVLAHEIGHWKKGHIWKRLLTAELLAFGGAWLSFRLLAWPGLPALLGLPGNLSLPARMVILGFIGSLVMFPLTPLSAWRSRCHEREADRFASDLTGRPQDLASALVKLSVENLSNLFPHPWYAGFYYSHPPAVERVRSLRELVSETGSRELPS
- a CDS encoding MFS transporter yields the protein MPHKPRLFAVGDINAFFGLMLDNVSGLVIMAAILTGAFGMPREIVLYRMLPGSAMGVLVGDLLYSWMAWRLARRTGRTDVTAMPLGLDTPSTFGLAFGVIGPCYLASKDAYFTWQVAMGVIILMGVFKIAVSFCGPALRRAVPRAALLGSIAAVALLLIAYLPFLKLFASPVVGFLSLGIVFISLLARFRLPLGMPGALAGMLCGTVAYYLLSAFDLLPGAGHAVFRPFEVSLHLPLPTLEFVPGLTKALAYLPLAIPFALATVVGGVDVTESAAVAGDDYNTRDVLLVEGFATLVAGICGGVIQSCPYIGHPAYKEMGGRSGYTIATALFIGLGGMLGYLSFFVNLLPEAAVAPILIFIGIEITAQAFEATPHKHYRAIAISFVPAIACLVSIQFGQMLGGLGKSSADLSGELLATYNATTLLGNGFIVTSLLWGAAFSHVLDHRPGRAALYLLICALFSLCGVIHSPLPSGALFSPLSPPTPIVWHLAAGYAVMALAFALLERGRRSPPLPSGEVVAQ